In Brassica napus cultivar Da-Ae chromosome A3, Da-Ae, whole genome shotgun sequence, the sequence TCGTATATCATCTCTCTCTGATTCGAtttttgtgagtttgtgtgaTTAATCTGAGTCTTTTGGATCAGGTGGCTCGTGCTTCGGCGTTCAGCGTGGGTCTCCTCTACGGGAGCATGAAGCTCAAGGTCTTGAAGGTAACACTTTCGAATTTCTGATTAGTAGTGCTCGTATCTGCTAATTGAATCTGCAATATTGATGATTGTGACGTTTTGAATTGGTTTGGTGGGCCACATGATATTTCGAAAGTTACCGACTTTGATCATAGTTCGTGGTGAAAGGAGCAAAGTTTTGTTAAACAGGGTTTTGATTCTTAGtgtgttttgttgttgtgtttCCACCACTTtacagctctctctctctagctatAGATATGAGACTTTGAACGTCTATCTTGAATTATCGCTTTCTATGGATTATTCAACATCATGTTGCAAAAAGGTTTACTCTTGTTGTTGCATTATGTTGTTTGCTCATGTCTCCATGTCTTAAATGTTCTTGAATCTTACTATGTGCTAAGTTATGTACTaacttattgtttttttttcacctACAGATGACAAAGAAGCCACACAAGGTTGAAGCTACTGCTCATCACTAAACCATTGTTCTGTCTTTACAATAAGAAACCAAACGCTTGGGGCGGGGATGTCTTCCCGCCCTCGTTAGCAATTGTTTTTTGTATGATTCATCTTTCATCATGAAAAAGGAACTAATATACTTCATAGatcattaataaattattttctcgaCTGTCTCAAGAACCTGTATTGTCCAGCAGCAATTTGATTTGTTCACCAGTAAtcagaacaagaacaagagccTCCTCCCTTGAACTCTTGAAATCTAATCTGATGATGATTTCTCGGTCATAGATCTTTGAAACAATCTTCATACATTTCCTCTGATTCTTGAAGACAAAGTGGTATCCTCGGTTTTGTTTCCATAAGCCAGAAACAGACTGCCAGTTTCTCACTGTGACATCCTAAAGCTTGCTCTTTATTCTCCAAATCACACTCCGAGGGAGAAACCATGCCGGAGACATGAGGGACATAACCAACTGATCTAATCCCTTCAAGTTCATTCAAATTAGAGTAGATATCTTTCCCTTATCGAGTGTGACCTCTCATGAACTAAACCAATACACTGGCCACATCCACTCGAGGTTTGATTAATGGGCCTATCATTTCTAGACTCTCTCTCGGTCTATTGATGGGTCAGAGTAACGCAGCGCCTTTTGAAAGAGCTTACATTTAAGCTTTAACAATACAGTTTCTCTTCACACATACAAGAAAAAGAAGTTTTTCTTAAGCTTAACAATAGCCATTGCAAAGATACCTACAATCATACAAGTAGTAGATATATTTTACTTACAGCTGTAGATTTTTCTTTGAGAACCAGATGTTTCTGGTTTTACCCACATTTGGGCAATAGATTAAAGTCACAACATCTAAACCGTCACTGACAAAGACGTACAATGAGAAAAACATGTATAGATCGTCCAGAATCTTCATTGTCTATCAAATCTACAAATCTCAACGTCCCCACCAGTCAATATcatcattttaaatattcttaTAGGGGTCCATGTGAAATCTACTCATAATCCTAACTAACATCCCTCTAAACACACATTATATGAATATTcgtatttttgtttcatattacaaaaacaaataatttaatctaTTGATAATGAATCTGACAGCTTTGTGAAAGGTACATGTGGTGGTTGGATTTGTTACAATTCACAGATAACCCACATGGAACAGATAAGCCATAATCCAGATACACACACTGTTTCAACCATTAGTTcaactgattcttcttcttttcactG encodes:
- the BNAA03G05380D gene encoding uncharacterized protein BNAA03G05380D, with the protein product MALPPGLYSGTSSLALVARASAFSVGLLYGSMKLKVLKMTKKPHKVEATAHH